A single genomic interval of Nitratidesulfovibrio sp. SRB-5 harbors:
- a CDS encoding SAM-dependent methyltransferase, whose translation MTASPMDDRTIYIAAAGFTDDLVHELEDLHGARVLDVRGRLVVAEGPPRPAAWAQNVWLEPVAIPVASIGDAARKLKAIQRNWHLHATAHHRRAALIQEQLPRVAARPVVFGDAPPTAPLGSWTLWEPDLVLASARCTSPFPDGEPRFEENRTVPPTRAYLKLWELFTLIGRRPGPGELCLDLGSCPGGWTWVLAELGARVFSVDKADIAPHIAAHPNVNFCTGSAFGLDPRHAGAVDWLFSDVICYPDRLLATVGRWLELGQCRNFVCTLKFQAETDHATARAFAAVPGSRLLHLAHNKHELTWVLLRD comes from the coding sequence ATGACCGCCAGCCCCATGGATGACCGCACCATCTACATCGCCGCCGCCGGGTTCACCGACGACCTCGTCCATGAACTGGAGGACCTGCACGGCGCGCGCGTGCTGGACGTGCGCGGGCGGCTGGTGGTGGCCGAGGGCCCTCCCCGTCCGGCGGCATGGGCCCAGAACGTCTGGCTGGAGCCCGTGGCCATCCCCGTGGCCTCCATCGGCGATGCGGCCCGCAAGCTGAAGGCCATCCAGCGCAACTGGCATCTGCACGCCACCGCCCACCACCGCCGGGCCGCGCTGATACAGGAGCAGTTGCCCCGCGTGGCCGCACGGCCCGTGGTGTTCGGTGATGCCCCGCCCACGGCGCCGCTGGGTTCCTGGACCCTGTGGGAGCCGGACCTGGTGCTGGCATCCGCCCGCTGCACCAGCCCCTTCCCCGACGGCGAACCCCGCTTCGAGGAAAACCGCACCGTGCCGCCCACCCGCGCCTACCTGAAGCTGTGGGAACTGTTCACGCTCATCGGCAGGCGGCCCGGCCCCGGCGAACTGTGCCTGGACCTGGGCAGTTGCCCCGGCGGGTGGACCTGGGTGCTGGCGGAACTGGGCGCCAGGGTGTTCAGCGTGGACAAGGCGGACATCGCCCCGCACATCGCCGCGCACCCCAACGTGAACTTCTGCACCGGCAGCGCCTTTGGCCTGGACCCGCGCCACGCCGGGGCCGTGGACTGGCTGTTCTCCGACGTGATCTGCTACCCGGACAGGCTGCTGGCCACCGTGGGGCGCTGGCTGGAACTGGGCCAGTGCCGCAACTTCGTGTGCACCCTGAAGTTCCAGGCCGAGACGGACCACGCCACGGCGCGCGCCTTCGCGGCGGTGCCGGGATCGCGTCTGCTGCACCTGGCCCACAACAAGCACGAACTGACCTGGGTGCTGCTGCGCGACTGA
- a CDS encoding response regulator, whose amino-acid sequence MDCPELLKNCRILLVDDEDGFRDALLRRMRKRGMTMDGVASGRAALEWLAGQAVDVVILDIQLGDMDGRDVLREIRKSGGEDPAVIILSGHAYTDIALDAMRAGASDYLLKPCPVEELLERIETAYEQVLERRAAQ is encoded by the coding sequence ATGGATTGCCCGGAATTGCTGAAAAACTGCCGCATCCTGCTGGTGGACGACGAGGATGGTTTTCGTGACGCGCTGTTGCGCCGCATGCGCAAGCGCGGCATGACCATGGACGGCGTGGCCAGCGGCCGGGCCGCGCTGGAGTGGTTGGCCGGGCAGGCCGTGGACGTGGTGATCCTGGACATCCAGCTGGGCGACATGGATGGCCGCGACGTGCTGCGCGAAATCCGCAAGTCCGGCGGCGAAGACCCGGCAGTGATAATCCTGAGCGGGCACGCCTACACGGACATCGCCCTGGACGCCATGCGTGCCGGGGCCAGCGACTACCTGCTCAAACCCTGCCCGGTGGAGGAACTGCTGGAGCGCATCGAGACCGCGTACGAGCAGGTGCTGGAGCGCCGCGCGGCGCAGTAA
- a CDS encoding PAS domain S-box protein: MDFIRIGERTRNRWQLSLDTLARLLGIGVAAIMRRHPGGLSVLLSSNTAGNPLVPGMRIATMAGGTYCDAVIEAGKPVHVQNALDDPLWRDSPMVRAGFVAYLGYPLLLPDGQLFGTLCLLETRQWLISGMHRGIVDDFHGQVEETLALAYENALFGAQQDTLPSAALTVDIRGMVARVNRRFPKVWGIDVDASSLVGRPLAEVRTLLVDRLHDPAAIAGVLPADEVGLAAEPFTLAAQAVPSASVPSARMPDGTGGYPVLLADGRVLRRTYRTLRGEYGRTWGSVWLFEDVTAEVRAQEALTRSEERLKLALDAASEAHWDWNFETGELYCSPRYYEMLGYVPGEFECTHDALRDLMHPDDLCEVTTALCMPDPAVSHAVEACGVGQFEVQFRLRAKGGDWKWMLARGRVLARREDGSPARVVGTHMDITAAVSQRLALGRSEELFRGIFSTASVGIVLLDRFGLLVRVNDACARMLGYATDEMRGQHFSRFMHDDETTLAATTLTSLLDRTQSTSRLQHRLRGKDGGYLWTDISASPLEGPNGEVEAALAIIVDINEQRTAQQAQEDSERRYRALFENAQVGIFRTRISDGRFLEANSRIIEMYGWPDRAEFMEKMRSTEWYVDPEARGRMVGTLLRRGEFRNIEVEMRRRDGSTVWFEYSGKLDGDTIIGVAQDVTQRRAAEAARQRSEAHYRLLFEAAADGIFLHDPEGKFLDVNEVACRRLGYTRRELLAMTPRELDAEEFAEQVGERIRRLREEGSLTFESAHRTRNGTVLPVEIHAKLLDFDGKPVVLSIARDITDRKRLEQALMREATTDPLTGIRNRRQFFVDAERELGRAVRYGRPLAVLMLDLDRFKRVNDRFGHHAGDAVLMGCVQACQQALRDTDILGRLGGEEFAAVLLETDLDDALAAAERLRRAVEEMEVPFSGQRLRCTVSIGLALRGPGDGALDDILRRADSALYAAKEAGRNRVMLARALTSGAEDQNRRWSSGGVLRGKS, from the coding sequence ATGGACTTCATCAGGATCGGTGAGCGGACACGGAACCGCTGGCAGCTGTCGCTGGACACCCTGGCGCGGCTGCTGGGCATTGGTGTTGCCGCCATCATGCGTCGGCACCCGGGGGGGCTTTCGGTGCTGCTGTCCAGCAACACGGCGGGCAACCCGCTGGTGCCGGGCATGCGCATCGCCACCATGGCAGGCGGCACCTATTGCGACGCGGTCATAGAGGCTGGCAAGCCGGTCCACGTGCAAAACGCCCTGGACGACCCGCTCTGGCGCGACAGCCCCATGGTGCGGGCGGGTTTTGTCGCCTATCTGGGCTACCCCCTGCTGCTGCCCGACGGGCAGCTGTTCGGCACGCTGTGCCTTCTGGAAACGCGCCAGTGGCTGATTTCCGGGATGCATCGGGGCATCGTGGACGATTTTCACGGCCAGGTGGAGGAAACCCTGGCCCTGGCCTACGAGAACGCCCTGTTCGGCGCGCAGCAGGATACCCTGCCTTCTGCCGCGCTGACCGTGGACATCCGCGGCATGGTGGCGCGGGTCAACCGCCGTTTTCCGAAGGTATGGGGCATTGATGTGGACGCCTCCAGCCTGGTGGGCCGCCCGCTGGCCGAGGTGCGCACCCTGCTGGTGGACCGCCTGCATGATCCCGCCGCCATTGCCGGGGTGCTGCCCGCCGACGAGGTGGGGCTGGCCGCCGAACCCTTCACGCTGGCCGCACAGGCCGTGCCTTCCGCATCGGTTCCTTCGGCCCGGATGCCGGACGGTACCGGCGGCTATCCTGTGCTGCTGGCCGATGGCCGCGTGCTGCGGCGCACCTACCGGACCCTGCGCGGCGAGTACGGGCGGACCTGGGGCAGCGTGTGGCTGTTCGAGGACGTCACCGCAGAGGTGCGCGCCCAGGAGGCCCTGACACGCAGCGAGGAACGGCTGAAGCTGGCCCTGGACGCCGCCAGCGAGGCCCACTGGGACTGGAACTTCGAGACCGGCGAACTGTATTGCAGCCCCCGCTACTACGAGATGCTGGGGTACGTGCCCGGTGAATTCGAATGTACCCACGATGCCCTGCGCGACCTGATGCACCCCGACGACCTGTGCGAGGTCACCACTGCCCTGTGCATGCCGGACCCGGCGGTGTCGCACGCGGTGGAAGCCTGCGGCGTGGGGCAGTTCGAGGTGCAGTTCCGCCTGCGCGCCAAGGGGGGCGACTGGAAGTGGATGCTGGCGCGGGGCCGCGTGCTGGCCCGGCGCGAGGACGGTTCGCCCGCGCGGGTGGTGGGCACGCACATGGACATCACCGCCGCCGTCAGCCAGCGGCTGGCCCTGGGCCGCAGCGAGGAACTGTTCCGGGGCATCTTCAGCACCGCCTCGGTGGGCATAGTGCTGCTGGACCGCTTCGGCCTGCTGGTGCGGGTCAACGATGCCTGCGCGCGCATGCTGGGCTACGCCACCGACGAGATGCGCGGCCAGCATTTCAGCCGGTTCATGCACGACGACGAGACCACCCTGGCCGCCACCACCCTGACCAGCCTGCTGGACCGCACCCAGTCCACCAGCCGCCTGCAACACCGCCTGCGCGGCAAGGACGGCGGCTACCTGTGGACCGACATCAGCGCCTCGCCGCTGGAAGGACCCAACGGCGAGGTGGAAGCGGCCCTGGCCATCATCGTGGACATCAACGAGCAGCGCACCGCCCAGCAGGCCCAGGAAGACAGCGAGCGGCGCTACCGCGCCCTGTTCGAGAACGCCCAGGTGGGCATTTTCCGCACGCGCATCTCCGACGGCAGATTCCTGGAGGCCAACAGCCGGATCATCGAAATGTACGGTTGGCCGGACCGCGCGGAATTCATGGAAAAGATGCGCTCCACCGAATGGTACGTGGACCCCGAGGCGCGTGGCCGCATGGTGGGCACGCTGCTGCGCCGGGGTGAATTCCGCAACATCGAGGTGGAAATGCGCCGCCGTGACGGCAGCACGGTGTGGTTCGAGTATTCCGGCAAGCTGGACGGCGACACCATCATCGGGGTGGCCCAGGACGTTACCCAGCGCCGGGCGGCGGAAGCGGCGCGCCAACGGTCCGAGGCCCACTACCGGCTGCTGTTCGAGGCCGCCGCCGACGGCATCTTCCTGCACGACCCCGAGGGAAAATTCCTGGACGTGAACGAGGTGGCCTGCCGCCGCCTGGGCTACACCCGGCGCGAACTGCTGGCCATGACCCCGCGCGAGCTGGACGCGGAGGAGTTCGCCGAACAGGTGGGCGAGCGCATCCGGCGGCTGCGCGAGGAAGGGTCGCTGACCTTCGAATCGGCCCACCGCACCCGCAACGGCACGGTGCTGCCCGTGGAAATCCACGCCAAGCTGCTCGATTTCGACGGCAAGCCCGTGGTGCTCAGCATCGCGCGGGACATCACCGACCGCAAGCGGCTGGAACAGGCCCTGATGCGCGAGGCCACCACCGACCCGCTGACGGGCATCCGCAACAGGCGGCAGTTCTTCGTGGACGCGGAGCGCGAGCTGGGCCGGGCCGTGCGTTACGGACGCCCGCTGGCCGTGCTGATGCTGGACCTGGACCGCTTCAAGCGCGTCAACGACCGCTTCGGCCACCACGCGGGCGATGCCGTGCTGATGGGCTGCGTGCAGGCTTGCCAGCAGGCCCTGCGCGATACCGACATATTGGGGCGGCTGGGCGGCGAGGAATTCGCGGCGGTGCTGCTGGAAACGGACCTGGACGATGCGCTGGCCGCCGCCGAGCGGCTGCGCCGGGCCGTGGAGGAAATGGAGGTGCCGTTCAGCGGGCAGCGGCTGCGCTGCACGGTGAGCATCGGCCTGGCCCTGCGTGGGCCGGGGGACGGCGCGCTGGACGACATCCTGCGCCGGGCGGATTCGGCGCTGTACGCCGCCAAGGAGGCGGGCCGCAACCGGGTGATGCTGGCACGCGCCCTCACCAGCGGGGCGGAGGACCAGAACCGCCGCTGGAGCAGCGGCGGGGTGCTGCGCGGCAAGAGCTGA
- the mltG gene encoding endolytic transglycosylase MltG, with translation MPSSASPTPSAQSPASPAPGHPVVRILLRALAALVLLVLLTCGYAGYDAWRFLHTPPASPGADVYVDVEPGATFDRVTRQLVDKGAVASDWRFKLLAHYHGWETSLKAGRFLVHSNWTPFRVLDQLVNGQPVLSRITLREGLTWWETARLLEVEGFVTVEDFRAVITDPAFLRHWGIPFDTAEGFLFPDTYLIKKPTTPDRESARAVAGRMVDTFWRRAAQVWPDGRPARDELRRLIILASIVEKETGQPSERGRVAGVYANRLRTGMLLQADPTTIYGLGDTFDGNLRRSHLQDAANPYNTYRRPGLPPGPICSPGLESLRAATTPEKHSYFYFVSRNDGSHQFSATLDEHNRAVNRYQRAGRAKGGDQAATQGTPASSANPAAPQGATPPTDAAATPASTDTAVTATEATATGAQDKTPASAAGGKPAVPAAGDQNGDLGTAPSRNPAPDAEVAKPAAQPAPADTAGTGSTGTSAAPAPPVPAVPAAPQPAQAPQAPQSLKVSPGAKPAPTPLPRTNAPAANGTTGATGANATAPASAGVRAPTAPREAAQSARSPLAGASAAGSTAATATTGAAGETPSTATATRPATTTPEAAAAPATPATPTTSALPVRPGTPVSPAPPVSTVTETPPASATATP, from the coding sequence ATGCCGTCCTCCGCCTCACCCACACCATCCGCACAGTCCCCCGCCAGCCCGGCACCGGGCCACCCGGTGGTGCGCATCCTGCTGCGCGCGCTGGCCGCGCTGGTGTTGCTGGTCCTTCTGACGTGCGGCTACGCGGGGTACGATGCCTGGCGCTTCCTGCACACGCCGCCCGCCTCCCCCGGCGCGGACGTTTACGTGGACGTGGAACCCGGCGCCACCTTCGACAGGGTGACCAGGCAACTGGTGGACAAGGGCGCGGTGGCCAGCGACTGGCGCTTCAAGCTGCTGGCCCACTACCACGGCTGGGAAACCTCGCTGAAGGCCGGGCGCTTCCTGGTGCACAGCAACTGGACGCCCTTCCGGGTGCTGGACCAACTGGTGAACGGCCAGCCGGTGCTGTCGCGCATCACCCTGCGCGAAGGGCTGACCTGGTGGGAAACCGCCCGCCTGCTGGAGGTGGAGGGCTTCGTCACCGTGGAGGACTTCCGCGCGGTCATCACCGACCCGGCCTTCCTGCGCCACTGGGGCATCCCCTTCGACACGGCGGAGGGCTTCCTGTTTCCCGATACCTACCTGATCAAGAAGCCCACCACGCCCGACCGGGAATCGGCCCGCGCCGTGGCCGGACGGATGGTGGACACCTTCTGGCGGCGCGCCGCCCAGGTCTGGCCCGATGGCCGCCCGGCCCGCGACGAGTTGCGGCGGCTGATCATCCTGGCCTCCATCGTGGAGAAGGAAACCGGCCAGCCCTCGGAACGGGGCCGCGTGGCCGGGGTGTACGCCAACCGGCTGCGCACCGGCATGCTGTTGCAGGCAGACCCCACCACCATCTACGGGCTGGGCGACACCTTCGACGGCAACCTGCGCCGCTCGCACCTGCAGGACGCCGCCAATCCGTACAACACCTACCGCCGCCCTGGCCTGCCCCCCGGCCCCATCTGCTCGCCGGGGCTGGAATCGTTGCGCGCGGCCACCACGCCGGAAAAGCACAGCTATTTCTACTTCGTGTCGCGCAACGACGGCTCGCACCAGTTCAGCGCCACGCTGGACGAACACAACCGCGCCGTGAACCGCTACCAGCGGGCCGGACGCGCCAAGGGGGGAGACCAGGCCGCCACGCAGGGCACGCCCGCAAGCTCCGCGAACCCCGCCGCGCCGCAGGGCGCCACGCCTCCCACGGACGCCGCCGCCACTCCTGCCTCCACCGACACGGCGGTCACTGCCACGGAGGCCACTGCCACGGGGGCCCAGGACAAAACCCCGGCCTCCGCTGCCGGGGGCAAGCCCGCAGTGCCCGCCGCCGGAGACCAGAACGGTGACCTCGGTACGGCACCCTCCAGGAATCCGGCCCCGGATGCGGAAGTCGCCAAACCGGCAGCGCAACCCGCGCCCGCCGACACCGCTGGCACAGGCTCCACGGGCACCTCTGCCGCCCCTGCCCCCCCTGTTCCGGCGGTTCCGGCGGCTCCCCAGCCTGCCCAGGCACCCCAAGCTCCGCAATCCCTCAAGGTATCTCCCGGCGCCAAACCGGCCCCCACGCCCCTGCCGCGCACGAACGCGCCCGCCGCAAACGGAACCACCGGGGCCACGGGGGCCAACGCCACCGCGCCAGCAAGCGCCGGGGTCCGCGCCCCCACCGCCCCACGCGAGGCCGCCCAATCCGCCCGGTCTCCCTTGGCCGGGGCGAGTGCGGCAGGCAGCACGGCGGCCACCGCGACAACCGGCGCCGCAGGAGAAACACCCTCCACCGCCACGGCAACGCGGCCTGCGACCACTACTCCGGAAGCCGCTGCCGCCCCGGCAACACCGGCCACGCCGACCACGTCGGCCCTGCCAGTCAGGCCAGGCACGCCAGTCTCGCCAGCCCCGCCGGTCTCCACGGTCACGGAAACACCCCCCGCAAGCGCCACGGCCACGCCGTAA
- a CDS encoding ABC transporter permease has protein sequence MRPPHRHPDEASAPRRAVPARAAGRGSGRVAGGATGRATGWRMAALCPLLVLLVPFLAGVGLTAAQSLGWLLPIQYLPEQGGQGLYAPDVLTGWRQLAQPHMAGSLLLGVRVAGVSALLSVAGGALLAYGVWRLPARMQLSALVFRVPLVLPHIVVAFLAIVFWSRSGLVSAALHQAGIISDQAQFPALLWGGDGMGMVLAYTYKELPFVMLLAVASLRRLDPRLIETARMLGAGRWAVLRDVVVPHLAPVLHASFLILFLYAFGAVEIPLLLGESTPAMPGVAAYDLYFLRSLEDRPVAAALLTLMLLCCAGFVAAYVRLVAGLRGRERQL, from the coding sequence ATGCGCCCACCCCACCGCCACCCCGACGAAGCGTCCGCACCGCGCCGCGCCGTCCCTGCCCGCGCTGCCGGTCGCGGTTCTGGCCGCGTGGCCGGTGGCGCAACCGGGCGGGCAACTGGCTGGCGCATGGCCGCGCTGTGTCCGCTGCTGGTGCTGCTGGTCCCCTTTCTGGCGGGGGTGGGGCTGACGGCGGCCCAGTCGCTGGGGTGGCTGCTGCCGATCCAGTACCTGCCGGAACAGGGCGGGCAGGGGCTGTACGCGCCGGACGTCCTGACGGGTTGGCGGCAGTTGGCGCAGCCGCACATGGCGGGCTCGCTGCTGCTGGGGGTGCGCGTGGCCGGGGTGTCGGCCCTGCTTTCCGTGGCCGGGGGGGCGCTGCTGGCCTACGGGGTGTGGCGGCTGCCCGCCCGCATGCAACTGTCGGCTCTGGTGTTCCGGGTGCCGCTGGTGCTGCCGCACATCGTGGTGGCCTTTCTGGCCATCGTTTTCTGGAGCCGCTCCGGGCTGGTGTCCGCCGCGCTGCATCAGGCCGGGATCATCAGCGACCAGGCACAGTTTCCGGCCCTGCTCTGGGGCGGCGACGGCATGGGCATGGTGCTGGCCTACACCTACAAGGAACTGCCCTTCGTCATGCTGCTGGCCGTGGCCTCGCTGCGGCGGCTGGACCCCCGCCTGATCGAGACGGCCCGCATGCTGGGCGCCGGGCGGTGGGCCGTGTTGCGTGACGTGGTGGTGCCGCACCTTGCCCCGGTGCTGCACGCCTCGTTCCTCATCCTGTTCCTGTATGCCTTCGGCGCGGTGGAAATTCCCCTGCTGCTGGGCGAATCCACCCCGGCCATGCCCGGGGTGGCGGCGTACGACCTGTATTTCCTGCGTTCTCTGGAGGACCGCCCCGTGGCCGCCGCCCTGCTGACCCTGATGCTGCTGTGTTGTGCGGGGTTCGTGGCTGCCTACGTGCGTCTGGTGGCCGGGCTGCGCGGACGGGAGCGCCAGCTGTGA
- the ruvX gene encoding Holliday junction resolvase RuvX → MKYLGIDYGTKRTGVAASDTGGSMAFPRRTIVMTTRDRFFAELLAVAEEERAEAYVVGLPLLHDGTDTLTTRQVRNFVERLKRRTTLPVYLMEEFLSSYEAEDDLRDAGLYGRALEAVVDQQAAVRILQSFLNLPESRRTPA, encoded by the coding sequence ATGAAGTACCTTGGCATAGATTACGGAACGAAGCGCACCGGCGTTGCGGCCAGCGACACGGGCGGCAGCATGGCCTTTCCGCGCCGCACCATCGTCATGACCACCCGCGACCGGTTCTTTGCCGAACTGCTGGCCGTGGCCGAGGAAGAACGCGCCGAGGCCTACGTGGTGGGGCTGCCGCTGCTGCACGACGGCACGGACACCCTGACCACCCGGCAGGTGCGCAACTTCGTGGAGCGGCTGAAGCGCCGCACCACCCTGCCCGTCTACCTCATGGAGGAGTTCCTGAGCTCCTACGAGGCCGAGGACGACCTGCGCGACGCCGGGCTTTACGGCAGGGCGCTGGAAGCCGTGGTGGACCAGCAGGCGGCCGTGCGCATCCTGCAATCGTTCCTCAACCTGCCAGAATCGCGGCGTACCCCCGCCTGA
- a CDS encoding ABC transporter permease, giving the protein MRPGSRSDSRPASHPGSRLFLTLLWLLFGLPLPVLALWAAAPGWAWPDLWPAVLGGRTAAFVLAHRQSIAGALASSTVYSLAVVAVTLCACLAPARLLAFGRFRGRAMLEGLLLAPALLPAMGFALGLYGTLVRLGLADTPAGVVLVLSVVSYPYMLRALASGFETVGPDYGRCAANLGAGPLLRLLAVELPLLLPAAVAGGSVVFLVAFSDYFLVQLVGGGVVASFTGYLFPVLQSPDRGLAAMLSLVFLVVPVTLFVLVEGLVLAVYRRRGM; this is encoded by the coding sequence TTGCGCCCGGGGTCGCGCTCGGATTCGCGTCCGGCGTCGCACCCGGGATCACGCCTGTTCCTGACGCTGCTGTGGCTGCTGTTCGGCCTGCCGCTGCCGGTGCTGGCCCTGTGGGCCGCCGCGCCCGGCTGGGCCTGGCCCGACCTGTGGCCTGCCGTCCTTGGCGGGCGCACGGCGGCCTTCGTGCTGGCCCACCGGCAGTCCATCGCCGGGGCGCTGGCCTCGTCCACCGTGTATTCGCTGGCCGTGGTGGCGGTAACCCTGTGCGCCTGCCTGGCCCCGGCGCGGCTGCTGGCCTTCGGGCGGTTCCGGGGGCGGGCGATGCTGGAGGGGCTGCTGCTGGCTCCGGCCCTGCTGCCCGCCATGGGCTTTGCCCTCGGGCTGTACGGCACCCTGGTGCGCCTTGGCCTGGCGGACACCCCGGCGGGCGTGGTGCTGGTGCTGTCGGTGGTGTCGTACCCGTACATGCTGCGGGCGCTGGCCTCCGGCTTCGAGACCGTGGGGCCGGACTATGGCCGTTGCGCCGCCAACCTGGGTGCCGGTCCGCTGCTGCGTCTGCTGGCCGTGGAACTGCCGCTGCTGCTGCCCGCCGCCGTGGCGGGCGGGTCGGTGGTGTTTCTGGTGGCCTTCTCCGACTATTTTCTGGTGCAGCTTGTGGGCGGCGGGGTGGTTGCCTCGTTCACCGGGTATCTGTTCCCGGTGTTGCAATCGCCCGACAGGGGGCTTGCGGCCATGTTGTCGCTGGTATTCCTGGTGGTGCCCGTGACGCTGTTCGTGCTGGTGGAAGGGCTGGTGCTGGCCGTGTACCGGCGGCGCGGCATGTAG